One part of the Lotus japonicus ecotype B-129 chromosome 2, LjGifu_v1.2 genome encodes these proteins:
- the LOC130739502 gene encoding uncharacterized protein LOC130739502 — protein sequence MSRYSSNPFHSDSDSDSVNCFVTDLFESHRSSSSSSSSDHPPPPRRCSCHDISINPFSGAICDLHHHRPQGFQLGFDFDDEFDPQNHDQLFDFSVGAAHSTGGLRVVGFGSDSDSSGDEGGNIGGDRVEGGFDEFDVRLCWDSLCLEDQRNLNEWEEVVEESRLNERELGSTLVIDEVGVGVGVEVEDQSVASGFEEEDEEEEAFRHLEWEILVAVNNLEMDVALHHEVENSFDEGYLTVHEYDSFIPTAFQDGFISTADYEVLFGQLLQNESGLKGSPPAAKSFVESLPLVELTEEELRGKDMACAICKDEIMLEEKVRRLPCSHCYHGDCILPWLSIRNTCPVCRFELPTDDPDYEQSKIEGAAAHGLMELATEMQF from the coding sequence ATGTCTCGCTATTCTTCCAATCCCTTTCATTCCGATTCCGATTCCGACTCTGTCAATTGCTTCGTCACCGATCTCTTCGAATCCCAccgctcctcctcctcctcctcctcctccgaccaccctcctcctcctcgccgTTGCTCCTGCCACGACATCAGCATAAACCCCTTCTCCGGTGCCATCTGCGaccttcaccaccaccgcccacAAGGCTTCCAGTTAGGGTTTGATTTTGACGACGAATTCGATCCCCAAAACCACGATCAGCTTTTCGATTTCTCCGTCGGTGCTGCTCATTCAACCGGCGGGCTTAGGGTTGTCGGCTTCGGTTCCGATTCTGATTCCAGCGGCGACGAGGGCGGGAACATTGGTGGTGACAGGGTTGAAGGTGGGTTTGATGAGTTTGATGTTCGATTGTGTTGGGATAGTCTCTGTTTGGAGGATCAGAGGAACCTCAATGAATgggaggaggtggtggaggaGAGTAGGCTGAATGAGAGAGAGCTAGGTTCCACCTTGGTGATTGATGaggttggggttggggttggggttgAGGTTGAGGATCAATCAGTGGCGTCCGGGTtcgaagaggaagatgaagaggaagaggcgtTTAGGCACCTGGAGTGGGAGATTCTGGTGGCGGTTAACAATTTGGAGATGGATGTTGCATTGCATCATGAAGTTGAGAATAGTTTTGATGAAGGCTATTTAACGGTTCATGAATAtgatagttttataccgaccgCGTTTCAGGATGGTTTTATATCCACAGCTGATTACGAGGTTCTTTTCGGGCAGCTTCTGCAGAATGAGAGTGGCTTGAAAGGGAGCCCTCCCGCAGCCAAGAGTTTCGTGGAGAGTCTCCCCCTGGTCGAGCTCACGGAGGAGGAGTTGCGGGGGAAGGATATGGCGTGCGCCATTTGTAAGGATGAGATCATGTTGGAGGAGAAGGTGAGGAGGCTACCTTGCTCCCATTGTTACCATGGGGACTGCATTTTGCCGTGGTTGAGTATTCGCAACACCTGCCCGGTTTGTCGGTTCGAGTTGCCCACGGATGATCCTGATTATGAGCAGAGTAAGATCGAGGGTGCTGCCGCCCATGGTCTTATGGAGCTTGCAACAGAGATGCAGTTTTGA
- the LOC130739499 gene encoding WPP domain-interacting tail-anchored protein 1-like isoform X1, translating into MSTESAESVVSVDLEGVVSSSNGDVIGDPGVVSSTKLARLDLSLACFSEKVSNLSIFVMHLATMESELDGLAWVKDHMGLGSFEKVLEFDLLSGVLGSEIRELDGFLDTLKSGIVESRERVWSCTHLGEAFITMQDKLLDCEQYLKQSEHQFTEIKIQSASFQRNLSSLKKAENAGNGEADKIIREGDKSLNVNGQIKLQTAGQQRYILKMLDKSLAREMDLEKNLYDSREIEGKLKLRVFSLDQKLVHMEEEAIDVWERLFEANNAREILMGISKGLLGRLQISQFKLNGSSHHEFELQAKLETLVEQLKTRDVIVEKIKSNSTELNSSLLDQTNTAKADLKDAEDKLIHANSEIFTLTEKVSLLEKQLEESESQRLNMKASADEYQKQYNVVCSEVGDMGNLVVDLKQIVTNEKSRADSAETKCKLLTEINSKLNEELNLLKGGGDNSKRIYYNLRLRNKVASAEAGQEKQSMLYSTISDMENVIKDLKSKVSKAESQADSAEENCIILSESNAKLNEELKFLGSRLECLEVSLHIEEEAKMLTAKQIGKQTEFFKNLVTQLAIERERLKQQLSSLASENKILVVKLMQTYKDPS; encoded by the exons ATGAGCACTGAAAGTGCTGAAAGTGTTGTTAGTGTTGATCTTGAAGGTGTTGTTTCATCATCCAATGGGGATGTAATTGGGGATCCGGGTGTTGTTAGCAGCACAAAGCTTGCAAGGTTGGATTTGAGTTTGGCATGTTTCTCAGAGAAAGTTTCCAACTTGAGCATTTTTGTGATGCATCTAGCAACCATGGAGAGTGAACTTGATGGCTTAGCTTGGGTGAAGGATCACATGGGACTTGGTTCTTTTGAAAAGGTTCTGGAATTTGATCTGTTATCTGGAGTGTTGGGTTCAGAGATCAGAGAGTTAGATGGATTCTTAGACACTCTTAAATCTGGGATTGTGGAATCTAGAGAGAGGGTGTGGTCTTGCACTCATTTGGGAGAGGCTTTCATTACAATGCAAGACAAGTTACTTGACTGTGAGCAATATCTGAAGCAATCTGAACATCAGTTCACTGAAATTAAGATACAGTCAGCTAGCTTCCAGAGGAATTTGTCTTCTTTAAAGAAGGCAGAAAATG CAGGTAATGGTGAAGCAGATAAAATCATCAGAGAGGGTGATAAATCTTTGAATGTAAATGGACAGATAAAACTGCAAACAGCTGGGCAACAAAGGTATATTCTGAAAATGCTGGATAAATCATTGGCAAGAGAAATGGATCTTGAGAAGAATTTATATGATTCAAGAGAAATTGAAGGAAAGCTAAAACTACGAGTGTTCTCTTTAGATCAAAAGTTAGTTCACATGGAGGAAGAAGCAATTGATGTTTGGGAAAGATTGTTTGAGGCAAACAATGCACGTGAGATCCTGATGGGAATTTCAAAAGGTCTGTTGGGCAGACTCCAGATTTCTCAGTTCAAATTGAATGGTTCCAGTCACCATGAATTTGAGCTTCAAGCTAAGCTTGAAACTCTTGTAGAACAATTGAAAACCAGAGATGTTATTGTGGAGAAGATCAAAAGCAACAGTACTGAATTAAACAGCTCTCTTCTGGATCAGACAAATACTGCAAAAGCTGATCTGAAAGATGCTGAAGATAAGCTAATCCATGCCAATTCTGAAATCTTCACTTTAACTGAGAAGGTGTCTTTACTTGAGAAGCAGCTAGAAGAATCTGAATCCCAGCGACTGAATATGAAAGCATCGGCTGATGAATATCAGAAGCAGTACAATGTTGTGTGCTCTGAAGTAGGAGACATGGGAAATCTTGTTGTTGACCTGAAACAAATTGTAACCAATGAAAAAAGTAGGGCTGATAGTGCAGAAACTAAGTGTAAGTTACTGACAGAGATTAATTCAAAACTCAATGAAGAGCTGAATCTTTTGAAAGGCGGTGGAGACAATTCCAAGAGAATTTATTATAATCTTCGATTGCGGAATAAAGTAGCATCTGCGGAAGCTGGTCAGGAGAAGCAAAGTATGTTGTATTCCACAATTAGTGATATGGAAAATGTGATAAAGGATCTTAAGTCAAAGGTTTCTAAAGCTGAGAGTCAGGCTGACAGTGCAGAGGAGAATTGTATAATATTGTCTGAATCTAATGCTAAGTTAAATGAGGAACTGAAGTTCTTGGGGAGTAGATTGGAATGCTTAGAGGTATCTCTGCACATAGAGGAGGAAGCAAAAATGTTAACTGCGAAGCAGATTGGAAAGCAGACTGAATTTTTTAAGAATTTGGTGACGCAGCTGGCTATTGAAAGAGAGCGTCTGAAGCAGCAG TTATCTTCCCTAGCAAGTGAGAACAAAATTTTGGTAGTGAAGCTAATGCAGACATATAAAGATCCTTCTTGA
- the LOC130739500 gene encoding ATP sulfurylase 2-like, which translates to MSLTIKLQLLPFLNQNRHHAAPTKNITRKQHVSGSNRHNVRIRPEPIYSSNSLIIATTRKLKLPRMQGVRSSLIEPDGGALVDLVVPESQRGLKAVEAEALPKVRLTRVDLEWVHVIGEGWASPLRGFMREDEYLQSLHFNSMRVEGGGGGGGGSVVNMSLPIVLAIDDETKGQIGSSSNVSLIGPDGDCVAILRSIQIYKHNKEERIARTWGTTAPGLPYVEEVITPAGNWLIGGDLELLKPIKYNDGLDHYRLSPKQLREEFDRREADAVFAFQLRNPVHNGHALLMNDTRNRLLEMGYKNPILLLHPLGGFTKADDVPLDVRMEQHSKVLEDGVLDPETTIVSIFPSPMHYAGPTEVQWHAKARINAGANFYIVGRDPAGMGHPTEKRDLYDPDHGKKVLSMAPGLEKLNILPFRVAAYDTKDKKMAFFDPTRSQDFLFISGTKMRAYARSGENPPDGFMCPSGWKVLVNYYKSLQAEEAAQQPVLSA; encoded by the exons ATGTCTCTCACCATCAAACTACAACTACTTCCTTTTCTCAACCAAAACCGCCACCATGCAGCACCAACAAAAAACATAACCAGAAAACAACACGTGTCAGGTTCTAACCGCCACAACGTGAGAATTCGTCCTGAACCGATTTACAGTTCCAATTCTCTTATCATCGCAACCACTAGGAAACTGAAGCTACCGAGAATGCAGGGTGTGAGGAGCTCGTTGATAGAGCCTGATGGAGGGGCATTGGTGGATCTTGTGGTGCCGGAGAGCCAGAGGGGGTTGAAGGCGGTGGAGGCGGAGGCGCTGCCGAAGGTGCGGCTGACGAGGGTTGATCTTGAGTGGGTACATGTGATTGGGGAAGGGTGGGCTAGTCCTTTGAGGGGTTTCATGAGGGAGGATGAGTATTTGCAGAGCTTGCATTTCAATTCCATGagagtggagggtggtggtggtggtggtggtggttctgtGGTGAACATGTCGCTTCCCATTGTGTTGGCTATTGATGATGAGACTAAGGGTCAAATTGGGTCGTCGTCAAATGTGAGTTTGATTGGGCCTGATGGTGATTGTGTTGCAATTCTTAGAAG TATTCAAATCTACAAGCATAACAAGGAAGAAAGAATAGCTAGAACTTGGGGAACAACTGCACCAGGATTGCCATATGTTGAAGAGGTGATTACCCCAGCTGGAAATTGGCTTATTGGAGGAGATTTGGAATTGCTAaaacctatcaaatataatgaTGGTCTTGATCACTACAGGCTCTCACCCAAACAACTTCGTGAGGAATTCGATAGGCGTGAAGCTGATGCAGTTTTTGCCTTTCAGTTAAGAAATCCAGTGCACAATGGCCATGCCTTGTTAATGAACGATACGCGTAATCGCCTGTTGGAAATGGGTTACAAAAATCCAATCTTATTGCTTCATCCTCTTGGAGGTTTCACAAAGGCTGATGATGTGCCCTTAGATGTCAGGATGGAGCAACATAGCAAG GTCCTAGAAGATGGAGTTCTTGATCCAGAGACTACCATAGTTTCTATCTTTCCATCACCTATGCATTATGCTGGTCCAACGGAAGTGCAGTGGCACGCCAAGGCACGAATAAATGCAGGTGCTAACTTCTATATTGTTGGTCGTGATCCTGCTGGTATGGGTCACCCGACTGAGAAAAGGGATTTGTACGACCCTGATCACGGGAAAAAGGTGCTCAGCATGGCTCCTGGTCTTGAGAAGCTTAACATTTTGCCATTCAGG GTGGCAGCTTATGACACTAAGGACAAAAAGATGGCATTTTTTGATCCAACCCGTTCTCAAGATTTCCTATTTATATCAGGAACCAAG ATGCGGGCTTATGCAAGAAGCGGGGAGAATCCACCAGATGGATTTATGTGCCCAAGTGGATGGAAGGTTCTTGTTAATTATTATAAAAGTTTGCAGGCGGAAGAGGCAGCACAACAGCCTGTGCTATCTGCTTAG
- the LOC130739498 gene encoding amino acid transporter AVT6A-like: MTTGGLPPKPEKTKSRRNKAVVDENAPLIPKTQENDDAGYDDFNGASFSGAVFNLSTTIIGAGIMGLPACVKKLGMVPGLLAIILTAFLTDKSIEFMIRFSRAGNISSYGNLMRDAFGKFGKALSEISVVINNIGVLIVYMIIIGDVISGTSSGGTHHSGVLEGWFGVHWWTGRAFVLVVVTLAVFAPLVSFKRIDSLRFTSALSVGLAIVFLVIAVGISIIKIISGGLEMPKLFPIITDAASVFELFTVVPVLVTAFICHYNVHSIDNELENSSQMHGVVRTSLALCSSVYLLTSFFGFLLFGDGTLDDVLANFDTDLGIPFGSVLNDAVRFSYAAHLVLVFPVVFYAVRVNIDGLLFSSSRPLALDNFRFASITSTLVAIIFLGANFIPSIWDIFQFTGATAAVCVGFIFPAAITLRDRHNIATRTDKILSVFMIILAVLSNAVAIYSDAYAMTKKKKA, encoded by the exons ATGACGACAGGGGGTCTTCCACCTAAGCCAGAGAAGACAAAATCAAGGAGGAACAAGGCTGTTGTTGATGAGAATGCACCTTTGATTCCCAAGACTCAGGAAAATGATGATGCTGGGTATGATGATTTTAATGGAGCTTCATTTTCTGGGGCTGTTTTCAACTTGTCGACCACAATCATTGGTGCTGGGATCATGGGTTTGCCTGCATGTGTGAAAAAGTTGGGGATGGTGCCTGGTCTTCTTGCTATAATCTTAACAGCATTCTTGACAGACAAGTCAATTGAGTTCATGATTAGGTTTTCCAGGGCAGGGAACATTTCTTCTTATGGAAATCTCATGCGAGACGCGTTTGGGAAATTCGGGAAAGCTCTGTCGGAGATAAGTGTTGTAATCAATAACATCGGCGTGCTGATTGTTTACATGATTATTATTG GTGATGTGATTTCTGGAACATCTTCAGGTGGAACTCACCATTCTGGTGTCCTTGAAGGATGGTTTGGGGTCCATTGGTGGACTGGGCGTGCATTTGTTCTTGTTGTTGTAACATTAGCTGTGTTTGCACCTTTGGTCAGCTTTAAGCGAATTG ATTCATTGAGATTCACGTCTGCGTTATCAGTTGGACTAGCAATTGTTTTTCTTGTCATTGCTGTGGGAATCTCAATTATCAAGATTATAAGTGGAGGCCTTGAGATGCCCAAACTTTTTCCAATCATTACTGATGCAGCGTCAGTTTTTGAACTATTCACCGTAGTTCCTGTGCTAGTGACTGCTTTTATCTGCCACTACAATG TTCACAGCATAGATAATGAACTTGAAAACTCATCACAAATGCATGGGGTTGTACGTACTTCCCTTGCTCTATGCTCCTCGGTGTACTTACTGACAAGCTTCTTTGGGTTCCTCCTATTTGGTGACGGAACACTTGACGACGTGCTTGCCAATTTTGATACTGATCTTGGAATTCCTTTTGGTTCTGTGCTCAATGACGCTGTTCGTTTTAGCTATGCTGCACATCTTGTGCTTGTGTTTCCAGTAGTCTTCTATGCAGTGCGGGTCAACATAGATGGTCTcttattttcttcatcaaggccttTGGCTCTAGATAACTTTAGATTTGCATCAATCACTAGTACCCTTGTCGCCATTATCTTCCTGGGAGCAAATTTCATACCCAGCATTTGGGATATTTTCCAGTTCACTGGAGCAACAGCTGCTGTTTGTGTAGGATTCATATTTCCAGCTGCCATCACTCTTAG GGATCGACACAACATTGCAACTAGAACAGACAAGATTCTATCTGTCTTTATGATAATCCTGGCAGTATTGTCAAACGCTGTGGCTATATACAGTGATGCCTATGCCATGACCAAGAAGAAAAAAGCTTAG
- the LOC130739499 gene encoding WPP domain-interacting tail-anchored protein 1-like isoform X2: protein MSTESAESVVSVDLEGVVSSSNGDVIGDPGVVSSTKLARLDLSLACFSEKVSNLSIFVMHLATMESELDGLAWVKDHMGLGSFEKVLEFDLLSGVLGSEIRELDGFLDTLKSGIVESRERVWSCTHLGEAFITMQDKLLDCEQYLKQSEHQFTEIKIQSASFQRNLSSLKKAENGNGEADKIIREGDKSLNVNGQIKLQTAGQQRYILKMLDKSLAREMDLEKNLYDSREIEGKLKLRVFSLDQKLVHMEEEAIDVWERLFEANNAREILMGISKGLLGRLQISQFKLNGSSHHEFELQAKLETLVEQLKTRDVIVEKIKSNSTELNSSLLDQTNTAKADLKDAEDKLIHANSEIFTLTEKVSLLEKQLEESESQRLNMKASADEYQKQYNVVCSEVGDMGNLVVDLKQIVTNEKSRADSAETKCKLLTEINSKLNEELNLLKGGGDNSKRIYYNLRLRNKVASAEAGQEKQSMLYSTISDMENVIKDLKSKVSKAESQADSAEENCIILSESNAKLNEELKFLGSRLECLEVSLHIEEEAKMLTAKQIGKQTEFFKNLVTQLAIERERLKQQLSSLASENKILVVKLMQTYKDPS from the exons ATGAGCACTGAAAGTGCTGAAAGTGTTGTTAGTGTTGATCTTGAAGGTGTTGTTTCATCATCCAATGGGGATGTAATTGGGGATCCGGGTGTTGTTAGCAGCACAAAGCTTGCAAGGTTGGATTTGAGTTTGGCATGTTTCTCAGAGAAAGTTTCCAACTTGAGCATTTTTGTGATGCATCTAGCAACCATGGAGAGTGAACTTGATGGCTTAGCTTGGGTGAAGGATCACATGGGACTTGGTTCTTTTGAAAAGGTTCTGGAATTTGATCTGTTATCTGGAGTGTTGGGTTCAGAGATCAGAGAGTTAGATGGATTCTTAGACACTCTTAAATCTGGGATTGTGGAATCTAGAGAGAGGGTGTGGTCTTGCACTCATTTGGGAGAGGCTTTCATTACAATGCAAGACAAGTTACTTGACTGTGAGCAATATCTGAAGCAATCTGAACATCAGTTCACTGAAATTAAGATACAGTCAGCTAGCTTCCAGAGGAATTTGTCTTCTTTAAAGAAGGCAGAAAATG GTAATGGTGAAGCAGATAAAATCATCAGAGAGGGTGATAAATCTTTGAATGTAAATGGACAGATAAAACTGCAAACAGCTGGGCAACAAAGGTATATTCTGAAAATGCTGGATAAATCATTGGCAAGAGAAATGGATCTTGAGAAGAATTTATATGATTCAAGAGAAATTGAAGGAAAGCTAAAACTACGAGTGTTCTCTTTAGATCAAAAGTTAGTTCACATGGAGGAAGAAGCAATTGATGTTTGGGAAAGATTGTTTGAGGCAAACAATGCACGTGAGATCCTGATGGGAATTTCAAAAGGTCTGTTGGGCAGACTCCAGATTTCTCAGTTCAAATTGAATGGTTCCAGTCACCATGAATTTGAGCTTCAAGCTAAGCTTGAAACTCTTGTAGAACAATTGAAAACCAGAGATGTTATTGTGGAGAAGATCAAAAGCAACAGTACTGAATTAAACAGCTCTCTTCTGGATCAGACAAATACTGCAAAAGCTGATCTGAAAGATGCTGAAGATAAGCTAATCCATGCCAATTCTGAAATCTTCACTTTAACTGAGAAGGTGTCTTTACTTGAGAAGCAGCTAGAAGAATCTGAATCCCAGCGACTGAATATGAAAGCATCGGCTGATGAATATCAGAAGCAGTACAATGTTGTGTGCTCTGAAGTAGGAGACATGGGAAATCTTGTTGTTGACCTGAAACAAATTGTAACCAATGAAAAAAGTAGGGCTGATAGTGCAGAAACTAAGTGTAAGTTACTGACAGAGATTAATTCAAAACTCAATGAAGAGCTGAATCTTTTGAAAGGCGGTGGAGACAATTCCAAGAGAATTTATTATAATCTTCGATTGCGGAATAAAGTAGCATCTGCGGAAGCTGGTCAGGAGAAGCAAAGTATGTTGTATTCCACAATTAGTGATATGGAAAATGTGATAAAGGATCTTAAGTCAAAGGTTTCTAAAGCTGAGAGTCAGGCTGACAGTGCAGAGGAGAATTGTATAATATTGTCTGAATCTAATGCTAAGTTAAATGAGGAACTGAAGTTCTTGGGGAGTAGATTGGAATGCTTAGAGGTATCTCTGCACATAGAGGAGGAAGCAAAAATGTTAACTGCGAAGCAGATTGGAAAGCAGACTGAATTTTTTAAGAATTTGGTGACGCAGCTGGCTATTGAAAGAGAGCGTCTGAAGCAGCAG TTATCTTCCCTAGCAAGTGAGAACAAAATTTTGGTAGTGAAGCTAATGCAGACATATAAAGATCCTTCTTGA